Proteins encoded within one genomic window of Rhododendron vialii isolate Sample 1 chromosome 1a, ASM3025357v1:
- the LOC131323967 gene encoding BEL1-like homeodomain protein 2 — protein MELNNFMADQSHVAQRNRRDKLRIQQGTTPQAQQQHLQQYPSHLEHLSFHQHHQELNPDISIARYGNISYNPTVFPSEMLSFAETPQNCGTWKSVSAPHQSCDWGGNVVNYPGSDQRSHDHILAAEGLAGARKVIFSGYQDLQASSLTNPSSSDVSSSQNTHKQPYEEMHFNSAPPAFYPNTPVLHLPTYGDHQSVTWTGDQLGFLANKTSARELKAVASDHSNTQSLSLSLSPNLHSGGVEVNDIRGPKGLKYDYMCSNSKPSSIGGGKIMGSSSCQDIVGSSTFTHRGSTGPLGPFTGYATILKGSKFLKPAQQLLDEICGGPDPKLIKQCGASDMVSDGIKGGGGGGDSGASSSTLYGSNEISGDGRVRSGSGESYHPEYQQKKAKLMFMQDEVCKRYKQYHQQMQLVVSSFESVAGLSSATPYVSLAVKAVSRHFRCVKNAISDQLKHIRKALGEDFSSPSTTGASSSKGDARTTPGLKFVDHQFMRPKPGGGNSGIFESPQNVWRPQRGLPERSVAVLRSWLFEHFLHPYPTDTDKHMLASRTGLSRNQVSNWFINARVRLWKPMVEEIHMLETKGSAESNSNMGQTDGKQPAAEGPSRPNYDGQPTLEPGRWNQEKRSRVECRIPEGIDGSLMGFVPYQRSGLEIGLTLGLRQSAETAHQQQQLQQQEYEVRQQFGGQMIHDFVG, from the exons ATGGAGTTGAACAACTTCATGGCCGATCAATCGCACGTTGCGCAGCGAAACCGGCGCGACAAATTGAGAATCCAGCAAGGTACAACCCCCCAAGCTCAGCAGCAGCATTTGCAGCAGTACCCTAGCCATTTGGAACACTTATCTTTCCATCAGCATCATCAGGAACTAAACCCAGATATTTCCATTGCTAGATACGGTAATATTTCGTATAACCCAACTGTGTTTCCCTCGGAAATGCTCAGTTTCGCCGAAACTCCGCAGAATTGTGGCACATGGAAAAGTGTTAGTGCGCCCCATCAAAGTTGCGATTGGGGCGGCAATGTTGTTAACTATCCGGGCAGTGATCAGAGAAGTCACGACCACATATTAGCCGCGGAGGGTCTCGCGGGTGCTAGGAAAGTTATCTTCAGCGGGTATCAAGATTTACAAGCGTCTTCGTTAACCAATCCGTCTAGCAGCGATGTTTCTAGTAGTCAAAATACCCACAAGCAACCTTACGAGGAAATGCATTTCAATTCCGCACCGCCGGCATTTTACCCAAACACCCCGGTTCTTCATCTTCCGACTTACGGTGATCATCAGTCCGTTACATGGACCGGTGATCAACTGGGGTTTCTTGCAAATAAGACTAGTGCTAGGGAGTTGAAAGCGGTTGCAAGTGATCATTCCAATACACAGAGCCTATCTCTATCGCTTTCGCCGAATCTGCACTCTGGGGGTGTAGAAGTGAACGACATTCGCGGTCCAAAAGGCTTGAAATACGACTATATGTGTTCGAATTCAAAGCCTTCCAGTATTGGTGGTGGTAAAATTATGGGAAGTAGTAGTTGTCAAGACATTGTGGGGTCGTCGACATTTACCCACCGGGGGAGTACCGGTCCTCTGGGCCCGTTCACTGGTTATGCAACTATACTCAAGGGTTCAAAGTTTTTGAAGCCTGCCCAACAGCTGCTTGATGAAATATGTGGCGGACCTGATCCGAAATTGATCAAACAATGTGGGGCGTCCGATATGGTTTCCGATGGAATTAagggtggcggcggcggcggtgacTCAGGTGCTTCGTCGTCTACGTTGTACGGTTCGAATGAAATAAGTGGGGATGGTCGTGTTCGCAGCGGCTCCGGCGAATCGTATCACCCTGAGtatcaacaaaagaaagcaaagCTAATGTTTATGCAGGATGAG GTTTGCAAAAGGTACAAACAGTACCACCAGCAGATGCAATTGGTGGTTTCGTCCTTTGAATCGGTAGCTGGTCTAAGCTCCGCCACCCCTTATGTCTCTCTAGCTGTCAAGGCAGTCTCGAGGCACTTTCGATGCGTTAAGAACGCAATCTCTGACCAGCTCAAGCACATAAGAAAAGCCTTGGGGGAGGACTTCTCGTCCCCCAGTACCACTGGAGCGAGCAGCAGTAAAGGCGATGCGAGGACAACGCCAGGGTTGAAATTCGTGGACCACCAGTTTATGAGGCCAAAACCCGGAGGAGGCAATTCAGGCATTTTTGAATCACCACAGAACGTTTGGAGGCCCCAAAGAGGCCTGCCAGAACGTTCTGTGGCCGTTCTTAGGTCTTGGCTGTTCGAACACTTTCTTCACcc GTATCCGACGGACACAGACAAGCATATGTTGGCTAGCAGAACCGGTCTCTCTCGTAACCAG GTGTCGAATTGGTTCATTAATGCCAGAGTCAGGCTGTGGAAGCCCATGGTGGAAGAAATACACATGCTTGAAACCAAAGGTTCCGCGGAATCGAACTCGAACATGGGCCAAACCGACGGGAAACAACCCGCCGCAGAAGGGCCCAGCCGGCCCAATTACGATGGTCAGCCCACATTGGAACCGGGTCGCTGGAACCAGGAAAAAAGGTCCAGAGTTGAGTGTCGGATCCCGGAAGGCATCGATGGTTCCTTAATGGGCTTCGTGCCGTACCAGCGCAGTGGGCTCGAGATCGGGCTCACATTGGGCCTGAGGCAGAGTGCCGAGACTGCCCACCAGCAGCAGCAGTTGCAGCAACAGGAGTACGAGGTGAGGCAGCAGTTTGGGGGTCAGATGATCCATGATTTTGTTGGGTAA